In one Sandaracinaceae bacterium genomic region, the following are encoded:
- a CDS encoding DUF2505 domain-containing protein, giving the protein MASVTFKFKQDVQTVYAFVSNAEEVRKRSVAFGDRDIRIDVSEAGGTKTITNTRLVTADVPGFMKKLFNPTNTVVDKKAWRVEGDKVVGRLDVDVQGTPTELHGTITIAPAASGSTYSIEFKGTAKIPLIGGKVEAYVEEQSQKGMREEFEYNQKQLDAAG; this is encoded by the coding sequence GTGGCCAGTGTGACCTTCAAGTTCAAGCAAGACGTCCAGACCGTGTACGCGTTCGTCAGCAACGCCGAGGAAGTGCGCAAGCGCTCGGTGGCCTTCGGCGACCGGGACATTCGCATCGACGTGAGCGAAGCCGGCGGGACCAAGACCATCACCAACACGCGCCTGGTGACGGCGGACGTGCCGGGCTTCATGAAGAAGCTCTTCAACCCCACCAACACCGTGGTGGACAAGAAGGCCTGGCGAGTCGAGGGCGACAAGGTCGTCGGCCGCCTGGACGTGGATGTGCAGGGCACGCCCACAGAGCTCCACGGCACCATCACCATCGCCCCGGCCGCGAGCGGCAGCACCTACTCCATCGAGTTCAAGGGCACCGCCAAGATCCCGCTCATCGGCGGCAAGGTGGAGGCCTACGTGGAAGAGCAGTCCCAGAAGGGCATGCGCGAAGAGTTCGAGTACAACCAGAAGCAGCTGGACGCCGCCGGCTGA
- the ruvC gene encoding crossover junction endodeoxyribonuclease RuvC, with the protein MATLRVLGVDPGSVRTGYGIIERDGTRLRLITAGTLTAGEKAPLEERLLLIHTGLVALIAEHAPQAAAVEDIFMAKFPNAALKLGHARGVVLLAIAQAGLAVHPYPPAVVKRSIVGKGAADKTQVARIVGAMLGLPPGELPGIDATDALAIALTHAQAARMHAALVTSTPAKKATKQPTGSAGPRRALKARAAPKTDH; encoded by the coding sequence ATGGCCACCCTGCGCGTCCTCGGCGTGGATCCCGGCTCCGTGCGCACGGGCTACGGAATCATCGAGCGGGACGGCACGCGCCTGCGCCTGATCACAGCGGGCACGCTCACCGCCGGTGAGAAGGCGCCGCTCGAGGAGCGGCTGCTGCTCATCCACACGGGGCTCGTGGCGCTGATCGCCGAGCACGCGCCGCAAGCGGCCGCCGTGGAGGACATCTTCATGGCGAAGTTCCCGAACGCGGCGCTCAAGCTGGGGCACGCGCGTGGCGTGGTGTTGCTGGCCATCGCGCAGGCGGGGCTCGCGGTGCACCCCTATCCGCCCGCCGTGGTGAAGCGCTCCATCGTGGGCAAGGGCGCGGCCGACAAGACGCAGGTGGCGCGCATCGTGGGCGCGATGCTGGGGCTGCCTCCCGGCGAGCTGCCCGGCATCGACGCCACCGACGCGCTGGCCATCGCGCTCACCCACGCTCAGGCGGCGCGCATGCATGCGGCGCTGGTCACGTCCACGCCCGCCAAGAAGGCCACCAAGCAGCCCACGGGCAGCGCGGGCCCACGACGCGCGCTCAAGGCGCGGGCGGCGCCGAAAACGGATCACTGA
- a CDS encoding sterol desaturase family protein, whose protein sequence is MSLLGVIGFHFPAYLSTPEFRAVYDVTTLRYLMAGGMVIAGAISIVNGVFGRTRWLAAWTFLILVVAQLLGGPTTPIPDFPDNTPYLGLDFLILDLLGSTLVFVLIEKVRPLRRDQPVFRAEWQNDLTHFFFNHLVVGFVLLITNRVVHDGLGWATHDGVRGFIAGLPFVLQLFLVVLVADLVQYGAHRSYHEVGFLWRFHAVHHSAKEMDWLAGSRQHILELIATRILVLSPIFLLGFSQRVIDAYVIIVGFQAVFNHCNVNVRLGPLRYVLVTPNFHHWHHSRDTEAVDKNYAAHFAFIDYAFGTAVRADRMWPDRYGVIGDYIPVGFLKQQAFPFLGSTESRERSLLPPESHAWTPPGKSEG, encoded by the coding sequence ATGAGCCTGCTCGGCGTCATCGGTTTTCACTTCCCGGCGTACCTGTCCACGCCCGAGTTCCGCGCCGTCTACGACGTGACCACCCTGCGCTACCTCATGGCGGGCGGCATGGTCATCGCGGGGGCCATCTCCATCGTGAACGGCGTCTTCGGGCGCACGCGCTGGCTGGCGGCGTGGACGTTCCTGATCCTGGTGGTGGCGCAGCTGCTGGGCGGGCCCACCACGCCCATCCCGGACTTCCCCGACAACACGCCGTATCTCGGGCTCGACTTCCTGATCCTGGACCTGCTCGGGTCCACGCTGGTGTTCGTGCTCATCGAGAAGGTGCGCCCGCTGCGCCGGGATCAGCCGGTGTTCCGCGCCGAGTGGCAGAACGACCTGACGCACTTCTTCTTCAACCACCTGGTCGTGGGCTTCGTGCTGCTCATCACCAACCGCGTGGTGCACGATGGCCTCGGCTGGGCCACCCACGACGGCGTGCGCGGGTTCATCGCGGGGCTGCCCTTCGTGCTGCAGCTCTTCCTGGTGGTGCTGGTGGCGGACCTGGTGCAGTACGGCGCGCACCGCTCGTACCACGAGGTGGGCTTCCTCTGGCGCTTCCACGCGGTGCACCACAGCGCCAAGGAGATGGACTGGTTGGCGGGCTCGCGGCAGCACATCCTCGAGCTCATCGCCACGCGCATCTTGGTGCTGTCGCCCATCTTCCTGCTGGGCTTCTCCCAGCGCGTCATCGACGCCTACGTCATCATCGTGGGCTTCCAGGCGGTGTTCAACCACTGCAACGTGAACGTGCGCCTGGGCCCGCTGCGCTACGTGCTGGTGACGCCCAACTTCCACCACTGGCACCACTCGCGCGACACCGAAGCGGTGGACAAGAACTACGCGGCGCACTTCGCGTTCATCGACTACGCGTTCGGCACGGCCGTGCGAGCGGACCGCATGTGGCCCGACCGCTATGGCGTGATCGGGGACTACATCCCGGTGGGCTTCCTGAAACAGCAGGCGTTCCCGTTCCTGGGCAGCACCGAGAGCCGCGAGCGCTCGCTGCTGCCGCCCGAGAGCCACGCGTGGACTCCGCCAGGTAAGTCGGAGGGCTGA
- a CDS encoding aldo/keto reductase yields the protein MTAPYLDRVALRGCPTQPTPLTLGTWGVMTDAYQDVLTDAAFQELVVYAYKLGIRSFDLALLWDGERAMRLLAEALGPETASCFFFLRAGRLPTGKPNAPITADFGLRALRPHVERARELLGVGRIDMLLLHAPPRTLVERGETMQSLDELRSEELVHAIGLSTTSGAVALTALEQGFACAAMPYNALQTHAVRELDEGFPVVGDESPRCVLAHSPLLHGVMPARIPAGHVYPPGDHRRDRWTEDALRTRIYHARALAGLAKRHTDNARKSETYIPDLTALALRFALSHPRVASVAIGPRTTKQLALLMDSVNEADPLALDAETLREIETRLASAGA from the coding sequence ATGACCGCCCCCTACCTCGATCGTGTCGCGCTGCGCGGCTGTCCCACACAACCCACCCCGCTCACCCTCGGCACCTGGGGCGTGATGACGGACGCCTACCAGGACGTGCTCACGGACGCGGCCTTCCAGGAGCTCGTGGTCTATGCCTACAAGCTGGGCATCCGCAGCTTCGACCTGGCGCTGCTGTGGGACGGGGAGCGCGCCATGCGCCTGCTGGCCGAGGCCCTCGGCCCGGAGACCGCCTCGTGCTTCTTCTTCCTGCGGGCGGGCCGCCTGCCGACCGGCAAGCCCAACGCGCCCATCACCGCGGACTTCGGGCTGCGGGCGCTGCGCCCGCACGTGGAGCGCGCGAGAGAGCTGCTGGGCGTGGGGCGCATCGACATGCTGCTGCTGCACGCCCCGCCGCGCACGCTGGTGGAGCGCGGCGAGACCATGCAGTCCCTCGACGAGCTGCGCAGCGAAGAGCTGGTGCACGCCATCGGGCTCAGCACCACCAGCGGCGCCGTCGCGCTGACCGCGCTCGAGCAGGGCTTCGCCTGTGCGGCCATGCCCTACAACGCGCTCCAGACGCACGCCGTGCGCGAGCTGGACGAGGGCTTCCCGGTGGTGGGTGACGAGAGCCCACGCTGCGTGCTGGCCCACTCCCCGCTGCTGCACGGGGTCATGCCGGCGCGCATCCCCGCGGGGCACGTCTACCCGCCCGGGGACCACCGCCGTGACCGCTGGACCGAGGACGCGCTGCGCACCCGCATCTACCACGCGCGCGCGCTGGCAGGGCTCGCCAAGCGGCACACCGACAACGCCCGCAAGAGCGAGACCTACATCCCCGACCTCACCGCGCTGGCGCTGCGCTTCGCGCTCTCGCACCCGCGCGTGGCCAGCGTGGCCATCGGGCCGCGCACCACCAAGCAGCTGGCGCTGCTCATGGACAGCGTGAACGAAGCCGACCCCTTGGCGCTGGACGCCGAGACGCTGCGCGAGATCGAGACCCGGCTCGCGAGCGCTGGCGCCTGA
- a CDS encoding metallo-mystery pair system four-Cys motif protein, translating into MKTRPPRLLGLSLLAPLALVGACGDAAPRQDVSLTFRATMGSETFACGQPFTGLGVTGDQTLTVRDARMYVHDVRLVTAAGDEVALELGENAFQHQGIAYLDFADSNDTGCEGNPETRLVIEGSAPEGDYVGVRFTVGMPFEQNHQEASVAASPLNITDMFWAWQSGYKFIKLDGASTGVPTWRFHLGSTGCVGDPMAGGVTSCTAPNRFDVELMGMDLAADSIRFDIAELVSDVDLDTFTPETPPGCMSGAMDPDCTEYFEALGLPHASSPAGVQRVFTVD; encoded by the coding sequence ATGAAAACGCGTCCCCCCCGCCTCCTCGGTCTCTCCCTGCTCGCCCCGCTCGCGCTGGTTGGCGCCTGCGGCGATGCCGCTCCCCGGCAAGACGTGAGCCTCACGTTCCGCGCCACCATGGGCAGCGAGACCTTCGCCTGTGGCCAGCCTTTCACCGGGCTGGGCGTGACGGGTGACCAGACCCTCACGGTGAGGGACGCCCGCATGTACGTGCACGACGTCCGCCTGGTGACCGCCGCGGGCGACGAGGTGGCGCTCGAGCTCGGCGAGAACGCCTTCCAACACCAGGGCATCGCGTACCTGGACTTCGCCGACAGCAACGACACCGGCTGCGAGGGCAACCCCGAGACGCGCCTGGTGATCGAGGGCAGCGCGCCCGAGGGCGACTACGTGGGCGTGCGCTTCACGGTGGGCATGCCCTTCGAGCAGAACCACCAGGAGGCCTCGGTGGCGGCGTCGCCGTTGAACATCACCGACATGTTCTGGGCGTGGCAGAGCGGCTACAAGTTCATCAAGCTGGACGGCGCGAGCACCGGCGTGCCCACCTGGCGCTTCCACCTGGGCAGCACCGGCTGCGTGGGCGACCCCATGGCGGGCGGCGTGACCAGCTGCACGGCCCCCAACCGCTTCGACGTGGAGCTCATGGGCATGGACCTCGCAGCCGACAGCATCCGCTTCGACATCGCCGAGCTGGTGTCCGACGTGGATCTCGACACGTTCACCCCGGAGACGCCTCCCGGCTGCATGTCGGGCGCGATGGACCCGGACTGTACGGAGTACTTCGAGGCGCTGGGCCTCCCCCACGCCAGCAGCCCGGCCGGCGTGCAGCGTGTGTTCACCGTAGACTGA
- a CDS encoding HTTM domain-containing protein, which yields MKARWCAWVARCDRREAATTLACFRIAIGLVTLYSLLDVGLGGLVDVLWVDYHSGGYACLGTGNWLMTLMGGATPPVVHALYGVALGSALLVTMGLAGRLSALVAGQTYMALVFVNGSATGGYDMLITNALWLLVLGDATRTLSLDCRLRSGSFVSDASIPAWPRYLAVFQLVVMYTTTGLHKLSTPWLPMGGYSALYDVLQEPTWRRFDMRWTAHVYPLTQLATATTWFFEVGAPLLLVWFYFRHTRERPGRARAWFARRDLRFPFVAIGLVLHLGILVTLNVGPFSWAAIAYYLCLWHPDELAGARAWTMRRAER from the coding sequence GTGAAGGCTCGGTGGTGCGCGTGGGTGGCGCGGTGCGACCGGCGCGAAGCGGCGACCACGCTGGCTTGCTTCCGCATCGCCATCGGGTTGGTCACGCTCTACAGCCTGCTGGACGTGGGGCTGGGCGGGCTCGTGGACGTGCTGTGGGTGGACTACCACTCGGGTGGCTACGCCTGCCTCGGCACCGGCAACTGGCTGATGACCCTGATGGGCGGAGCCACGCCGCCGGTGGTTCACGCCCTGTATGGCGTGGCGCTCGGCAGCGCGCTGCTGGTGACCATGGGCCTCGCGGGGCGCCTGAGCGCGCTCGTGGCGGGCCAGACGTACATGGCCCTGGTGTTCGTGAACGGCAGCGCCACGGGCGGCTACGACATGTTGATCACGAACGCGCTCTGGCTGCTGGTGCTGGGTGACGCCACACGCACGCTCTCGTTGGACTGCCGCCTGCGCTCCGGGAGCTTCGTGAGTGACGCGAGCATCCCCGCGTGGCCGCGCTACCTCGCGGTGTTCCAGCTGGTCGTGATGTACACCACCACCGGCCTGCACAAGCTCAGCACCCCGTGGCTCCCCATGGGCGGCTACTCCGCGCTCTACGACGTGCTCCAGGAGCCCACGTGGCGCCGCTTCGACATGCGCTGGACCGCCCACGTCTATCCGTTGACGCAGCTGGCCACGGCCACCACGTGGTTCTTCGAGGTGGGCGCGCCGCTCTTGCTGGTGTGGTTCTACTTCCGCCACACCCGTGAGCGCCCGGGGCGCGCGCGGGCGTGGTTCGCGCGCCGCGACCTGCGCTTCCCGTTCGTGGCCATCGGGCTCGTGTTGCACCTCGGCATCCTGGTCACGCTGAACGTGGGGCCGTTCTCGTGGGCGGCGATCGCCTACTACCTGTGCCTGTGGCACCCCGACGAGCTCGCAGGGGCCAGGGCCTGGACGATGCGGCGCGCCGAGCGGTAG
- a CDS encoding potassium transporter Kup, with product MPGHHHGATSALVIAALGVVFGDIGTSPLYALKECVTLPHGVPASYENVLGLLSLMSWSLIMVVAVKYLTFIMRADNEGEGGIMALLALVPEELRPKSKRRIGWIAAMVLFGAALLYGDGIITPAISVLSAVEGLKVATTTLEPVVLPLTCVILLGLFAVQQKGTAGIGKVFGPVMVVWFSVLAGLGLYSVWQYPAVLVGLDPRHAVTFFVDHKFHGFAILGSVVLCITGGEALYADMGHFGRKPIMKAWYWMVMPALLINYFGQGALLLQHPEAAENPFFSMVPKGPATYALVALATAATVIASQALISGAYSLTRQGIQLGFMPRFQIKHTSSETEGQIYVPAVNWALCIACILLVLVFRESTELAAAYGLAVTGTMAITSIVFYVVARERWGWPLYRALPLLILFLIFDLGFLAANMLKFFENGYVPVVMAVVIFIAMVIWRKGRVLLAEEFKKRTRPLNEVLAELRTGDTARVHGAAVFLTSNADEAPPVLLHHVERSNALQQTVILLTVVIERKPRVSAERRIEAHLIAEGFYRVILRSGFMENTDVPVLVAGAMAQLRLPIPADDTTYYLGRETLLATGQGEMNRISENLFSFMSRNATSATAFFNLPHERVVEIGIQLDL from the coding sequence GTGCCGGGGCACCACCACGGCGCGACCTCTGCGCTCGTGATCGCGGCGCTCGGCGTGGTGTTCGGTGACATCGGGACCAGCCCGCTCTACGCGCTCAAGGAGTGCGTCACGCTCCCGCACGGTGTCCCCGCTTCGTACGAGAACGTGCTGGGGCTGCTGTCGCTGATGAGCTGGTCGCTGATCATGGTCGTGGCGGTCAAGTACCTCACGTTCATCATGCGGGCCGACAACGAGGGTGAGGGCGGCATCATGGCGCTGCTCGCCCTGGTGCCCGAAGAGCTGCGCCCCAAGTCCAAGCGGCGCATCGGCTGGATCGCCGCCATGGTGCTCTTCGGCGCCGCGCTGCTCTACGGTGACGGCATCATCACGCCGGCCATCTCCGTGCTCAGCGCTGTCGAGGGCCTCAAGGTGGCCACCACCACGCTCGAGCCCGTGGTGCTGCCGTTGACCTGCGTGATCTTGCTCGGCTTGTTCGCCGTTCAGCAGAAGGGCACCGCGGGCATCGGCAAGGTGTTCGGCCCGGTGATGGTGGTGTGGTTCAGCGTGCTCGCGGGGCTCGGTCTGTACTCGGTGTGGCAGTACCCGGCCGTGCTCGTGGGGCTGGACCCTCGGCACGCCGTCACGTTCTTCGTGGACCACAAGTTTCACGGGTTCGCGATCCTCGGCTCGGTCGTGCTGTGCATCACGGGTGGCGAGGCGCTCTACGCCGACATGGGGCACTTCGGACGCAAGCCCATCATGAAGGCCTGGTACTGGATGGTCATGCCCGCGCTGCTCATCAACTATTTCGGGCAGGGCGCGCTGCTGCTCCAGCATCCGGAGGCTGCGGAGAACCCGTTCTTCTCCATGGTGCCGAAGGGGCCCGCGACGTACGCGCTCGTGGCGCTGGCCACCGCCGCCACCGTGATCGCGTCCCAAGCCCTCATCTCGGGAGCCTACTCGCTCACGCGCCAGGGCATCCAGCTGGGCTTCATGCCGCGCTTCCAGATCAAGCACACGTCCAGCGAGACGGAGGGGCAGATCTACGTCCCCGCCGTGAACTGGGCGCTGTGCATCGCGTGCATCCTGTTGGTGCTGGTGTTCCGCGAGTCCACGGAGCTCGCCGCCGCCTACGGCTTGGCGGTCACGGGCACCATGGCCATCACGTCCATCGTCTTCTACGTGGTGGCGCGCGAGCGCTGGGGCTGGCCCCTGTACCGGGCGCTGCCATTGCTGATCCTGTTCTTGATCTTCGACCTCGGGTTCCTCGCGGCGAACATGCTCAAGTTCTTCGAGAACGGCTATGTCCCGGTCGTGATGGCGGTGGTCATCTTCATCGCCATGGTGATCTGGCGGAAGGGCCGCGTGCTGCTGGCGGAAGAGTTCAAGAAGCGCACGCGCCCGCTCAACGAAGTGCTGGCCGAGCTGCGCACGGGAGACACGGCACGGGTGCACGGCGCCGCGGTGTTCCTGACCTCCAACGCCGACGAGGCGCCGCCCGTGCTGCTGCACCACGTGGAGCGCTCCAACGCGCTCCAGCAGACGGTCATCCTGCTGACCGTGGTCATCGAGCGCAAGCCTCGCGTGAGCGCGGAGCGGCGCATCGAGGCGCACCTGATCGCCGAGGGGTTCTATCGCGTCATCTTGCGCTCGGGGTTCATGGAGAACACCGACGTGCCCGTGCTGGTGGCGGGTGCCATGGCCCAGCTGCGCCTGCCCATCCCGGCGGACGACACCACGTACTACCTGGGTCGCGAGACGCTGCTGGCCACGGGTCAGGGCGAGATGAACCGAATCAGCGAGAACCTCTTCTCGTTCATGTCGCGCAACGCCACGAGCGCCACGGCCTTCTTCAACCTGCCGCACGAGCGCGTGGTGGAGATCGGCATCCAGCTGGACCTCTGA
- a CDS encoding rhomboid family intramembrane serine protease, protein MLPLRDMNPTRRRPVVTWALIALSAAIFAYELMLSTEAATVMLTRYGVVPSVLSGGGLTLPRSEGGSLGALVTPITSLFLHGGGLHLLGNMWFLHVFGDNVEDELGRVPFLLFYLGAGLGAALFQVLVDPSSTVPMVGASGAISGVLAAYVVLHPRAPVLTLVPIPLALFVEVPAFVFIFVWFALQLVYGLLSTGGFSSGGVAWWAHIGGFLVGLFAILLHRKLLGGESSNAHQ, encoded by the coding sequence GTGCTCCCGCTGCGTGACATGAACCCGACGCGCCGAAGGCCGGTCGTCACGTGGGCGCTGATCGCGCTCAGCGCGGCCATCTTCGCCTACGAGCTCATGCTGTCCACCGAGGCGGCCACGGTCATGCTCACGCGCTACGGGGTGGTGCCCTCCGTGCTCAGCGGCGGCGGGCTCACGCTGCCCCGCTCCGAGGGCGGCTCGCTGGGCGCGCTGGTCACGCCCATCACCAGCCTGTTCCTGCACGGCGGCGGGCTGCACCTGCTGGGCAACATGTGGTTCCTGCACGTCTTCGGTGACAACGTGGAGGACGAGCTCGGGCGCGTGCCGTTCCTGCTCTTCTATCTGGGCGCGGGCCTCGGCGCGGCGCTCTTCCAGGTGCTGGTGGACCCGAGCAGCACGGTCCCCATGGTGGGCGCGTCGGGCGCCATCAGCGGCGTGCTGGCGGCCTATGTGGTGCTGCACCCGCGCGCGCCGGTGCTCACGCTGGTGCCCATTCCGCTGGCGCTGTTCGTGGAGGTGCCGGCCTTCGTGTTCATCTTCGTGTGGTTCGCGCTGCAGCTGGTGTACGGCCTCTTGTCTACGGGGGGCTTCTCGAGCGGCGGGGTGGCGTGGTGGGCGCACATCGGTGGCTTCCTGGTGGGCCTGTTCGCCATCTTGCTGCACCGCAAGCTGCTGGGCGGGGAGAGCTCGAACGCCCATCAATAA
- a CDS encoding SDR family oxidoreductase — MSIFDFSGKRVVVTGASRGLGRELALGFARAGADLVLTARQQPLLEQLASEVRALGREALVVPADLATREGADALIAATLAGGPVDVLINNAGYSEPLPFVDASDEVWERVMAINVMGVVRLTRGLGAAMLARGQGSVVMVGSVLGRTAIPGASPYITSKGAIEQLTRALGVEWARRGVRVNALAPGFMDTDMVGGESESASLRGYVERRAPMRRLGRADEVVSAALYLASDASSYVTGSIVHVDGGWTAA; from the coding sequence ATGAGCATCTTCGACTTCAGCGGTAAGCGTGTGGTGGTGACGGGGGCCAGTCGTGGGCTCGGGCGCGAGCTGGCGTTGGGCTTCGCGCGTGCGGGCGCCGACTTGGTGCTCACCGCGCGTCAGCAGCCACTGCTCGAGCAGCTTGCCAGCGAGGTGCGCGCGCTGGGGCGCGAGGCCCTGGTGGTGCCCGCGGATCTCGCCACGCGTGAGGGCGCCGATGCGCTGATCGCGGCCACGCTCGCGGGTGGGCCCGTGGACGTGCTGATCAACAACGCGGGGTACAGCGAGCCGCTGCCCTTCGTGGACGCCAGTGACGAGGTCTGGGAGCGCGTCATGGCCATCAACGTCATGGGCGTGGTGCGCCTGACGCGTGGCCTCGGCGCCGCCATGCTGGCGCGCGGGCAGGGCAGCGTGGTCATGGTGGGCAGCGTGCTCGGCCGGACGGCCATCCCGGGCGCATCGCCCTACATCACCAGCAAGGGTGCCATCGAGCAGCTGACCCGCGCGCTCGGGGTGGAGTGGGCTCGCCGTGGGGTGCGCGTCAACGCGCTGGCGCCCGGCTTCATGGACACCGACATGGTGGGCGGCGAGAGCGAATCCGCTTCCCTGCGGGGCTACGTGGAGCGTCGCGCGCCCATGCGCCGCCTGGGCCGCGCCGACGAGGTGGTGTCCGCCGCGCTGTACCTCGCGAGCGACGCCAGCAGCTACGTCACGGGCAGCATCGTGCACGTGGACGGTGGCTGGACCGCCGCCTGA
- a CDS encoding SDR family NAD(P)-dependent oxidoreductase — protein sequence MSMKSIAVRDRYGPVGLITGAASGIGAAFARRLAAEGMALALVDRDAAGLAALAQELRASTGVSVDVLAGDLTDSQFVQQLTDLADTREIGLVVHSAGITSMGEFLEMPLEPQLKAVELHCVVTARLMHAFGRPMRARGRGGLVLLSSNSAILRAPFVANYAATKAYTLALGEALYEELRQQGVDVLALVPGMTDTPLFAASQPVMGRARSFMQSPEDVVDGALVALGRQPVYISSASDRVAANLLGALLPRKVALRLARRSMGYFFPHLAGNKAD from the coding sequence ATGAGCATGAAGTCGATCGCCGTACGCGACCGCTACGGCCCCGTGGGGCTCATCACGGGCGCCGCGTCGGGCATCGGGGCTGCCTTCGCGCGCCGGCTCGCTGCCGAGGGCATGGCGCTCGCGCTGGTGGACCGCGACGCCGCGGGCCTCGCCGCGCTGGCTCAGGAGCTCCGCGCGAGCACGGGGGTCAGCGTGGACGTGCTGGCCGGCGATCTCACCGACTCGCAGTTCGTGCAGCAGCTGACCGACCTCGCCGACACGCGCGAGATCGGGCTGGTGGTGCACTCGGCCGGCATCACCTCCATGGGCGAGTTCTTGGAGATGCCGCTCGAGCCGCAGCTCAAGGCCGTGGAGCTGCACTGCGTGGTCACCGCGCGCTTGATGCACGCGTTCGGGCGGCCCATGCGTGCCCGCGGGCGCGGCGGCCTGGTGCTCCTCTCCAGCAACTCGGCCATCCTGCGCGCGCCGTTCGTGGCCAACTACGCCGCCACCAAGGCGTATACGCTCGCGCTCGGAGAGGCACTCTACGAAGAGCTGCGCCAGCAGGGCGTGGACGTCCTCGCGCTGGTGCCCGGCATGACCGACACACCGCTCTTCGCCGCCAGCCAGCCCGTCATGGGGCGTGCGCGCTCGTTCATGCAGTCGCCCGAAGACGTGGTCGATGGCGCGCTCGTCGCGCTCGGTCGGCAGCCCGTGTACATCTCGAGCGCCTCCGACCGCGTGGCCGCCAACCTGCTGGGCGCGCTGCTGCCGCGCAAGGTCGCGCTGCGGCTAGCGCGTCGCTCCATGGGGTACTTCTTCCCCCACCTCGCGGGAAACAAGGCCGACTGA
- a CDS encoding di-heme enzyme: MALTLALVALQGGCGSDSYELDLPRGFPEPRVPADNPLSEAKIELGRFLFYDVRLSANQTQSCGSCHRQELAFTDGLPHAVGSTGEHTARGSMALGNAGYAATLNWANQAVVTLEMQARIPLFGVEPVELGLGGMEQVLEQRLRADPSYPAMFAAAFPSEDDPITVQNVLRALASFERALLTGDSPYDRYQAGDTTALSDSARRGMELFFSEKVECFHCHGGFNLSGSVDHEGNFFDQSLFANNGLYNVDGIGGYPAANTGLFEMTGDRLDMGRFKPPTLRNIALTAPYMHDGSLATLEAVIDHYARGGTLTPEGPNAGDGRLSPLKNGFISGFVLSEQERADLLAFLNALTDETFVTDPRFSDPFSAPPAP, from the coding sequence CTGGCCCTCACGCTGGCCCTGGTGGCGCTGCAGGGGGGCTGCGGCTCGGATAGCTATGAGCTGGACCTCCCGCGCGGCTTCCCCGAGCCGCGCGTGCCGGCGGACAACCCGCTGAGCGAGGCCAAGATCGAGCTGGGCCGCTTCTTGTTCTACGACGTGCGGCTGAGCGCCAACCAGACGCAGTCGTGTGGGAGCTGCCACCGGCAGGAGCTCGCGTTCACCGATGGACTGCCGCACGCCGTGGGGTCCACGGGCGAGCACACCGCGCGCGGCTCCATGGCGCTGGGCAACGCGGGCTATGCCGCCACGCTCAACTGGGCCAACCAGGCGGTGGTCACTCTCGAGATGCAGGCGCGCATCCCGCTCTTTGGCGTGGAGCCCGTGGAGCTGGGCCTCGGCGGCATGGAGCAGGTGCTGGAGCAGCGCTTGCGCGCCGACCCGAGCTACCCTGCGATGTTCGCCGCGGCCTTTCCGAGCGAAGACGACCCCATCACCGTGCAGAACGTGCTGCGCGCGCTGGCCTCGTTCGAGCGCGCGCTGCTGACCGGCGACTCGCCCTACGACCGCTACCAGGCCGGCGACACCACCGCGCTCTCGGACTCGGCCCGGCGCGGCATGGAGCTGTTCTTCAGCGAGAAGGTGGAGTGCTTCCACTGCCACGGCGGCTTCAACCTGTCGGGCTCGGTGGACCACGAGGGCAACTTCTTCGACCAGTCCTTGTTCGCCAACAACGGCCTCTACAACGTGGACGGCATCGGCGGGTACCCGGCCGCCAACACGGGCCTGTTCGAGATGACCGGCGACCGCCTGGACATGGGGCGCTTCAAGCCGCCCACGCTGCGCAACATCGCGCTGACGGCGCCCTACATGCACGACGGCTCGCTGGCCACGCTGGAAGCGGTCATCGACCACTACGCGCGCGGCGGCACGCTGACGCCCGAGGGGCCCAACGCGGGCGACGGGCGCCTGAGCCCGCTGAAGAACGGCTTCATCAGCGGCTTCGTGTTGAGCGAGCAAGAGCGCGCCGACCTGCTGGCGTTCCTGAACGCGCTGACCGACGAGACCTTCGTCACCGACCCGCGCTTCAGTGATCCGTTTTCGGCGCCGCCCGCGCCTTGA